A region from the Actinoplanes sp. OR16 genome encodes:
- the eda gene encoding bifunctional 4-hydroxy-2-oxoglutarate aldolase/2-dehydro-3-deoxy-phosphogluconate aldolase: MKLLEGHPVIPVVVLDDATRAADLGRALVGGGVPIAEVTLRTPAALDAIATMARNRDLLVGAGTVLTPDQATAAAQAGARFAVCPGLSRAVVERCRMLGLPVLPGVSTATEVLAALEIGLEAVKFFPAATSGGAPAVAALAAVFADVRFVPTGGITAANAGDYLALPSVLAVGGSWMVPRSAPIDEIRELVGGVRDVAAAAGR, translated from the coding sequence GTGAAGCTCCTCGAAGGGCATCCGGTCATCCCGGTCGTCGTGCTCGACGACGCCACCCGCGCCGCCGACCTGGGTCGCGCGCTCGTCGGCGGCGGCGTGCCGATCGCCGAGGTCACCCTGCGGACACCGGCCGCCCTCGACGCGATCGCGACGATGGCCCGCAACCGTGATCTGCTCGTCGGGGCGGGCACCGTGCTCACCCCCGATCAGGCGACCGCCGCCGCGCAGGCGGGCGCCCGGTTCGCCGTCTGCCCGGGACTGTCCCGCGCCGTGGTGGAGCGGTGCCGGATGCTCGGGTTACCCGTACTCCCGGGGGTGTCGACGGCGACGGAGGTCCTGGCCGCGCTGGAGATCGGCCTGGAGGCCGTCAAGTTCTTCCCGGCCGCGACCTCGGGAGGCGCGCCCGCCGTGGCAGCCCTCGCCGCCGTCTTCGCCGACGTGCGCTTCGTGCCGACCGGCGGGATCACCGCGGCGAACGCCGGGGACTACCTCGCGCTGCCGTCGGTGCTCGCGGTCGGCGGCTCGTGGATGGTGCCCCGCTCGGCGCCGATCGACGAGATCCGGGAACTCGTCGGAGGGGTACGTGACGTCGCTGCGGCTGCGGGACGCTGA